The following proteins are co-located in the Pyrococcus abyssi GE5 genome:
- a CDS encoding NAD(P)/FAD-dependent oxidoreductase: protein MLPERSEVVVIGGGIVGVSIAHELAKRGVDVTVLEKRFIGSGSTFRCGTGIRQQFNDEANVRVMKRSVELWKKYSEEYNFSFKQTGYLFLLYDEEEVETFKRNIEIQNKFGVPTRLITPEEAKEIVPLLDISEVIAASWNPTDGKADPFEATTAFAIKAREYGAKLLEYTEVKGFIIENGEIKGVKTNRGTIKTGIVVNATNAWAKLINAMAGIKVKIPIEPYKHQAVITQPIKRGTINPMVISFKYGHAYLTQTFHGGIIGGIGYEIGPTYDLTPTYEFLREVSYYFTKIIPALKNLLVLRTWAGYYAKTPDSNPAIGKIEELSDYYIAAGFSGHGFMMAPAVGEMIADLITKGKSKLPVEWYDPYRFERGELRTAALQMG from the coding sequence ATGCTCCCGGAGAGGAGTGAGGTTGTCGTTATAGGTGGTGGGATAGTTGGAGTTTCCATAGCCCATGAGCTCGCTAAGAGAGGGGTAGATGTAACGGTTTTAGAGAAGAGGTTCATAGGTTCAGGCTCAACGTTCCGTTGTGGAACTGGAATTAGGCAACAGTTCAACGATGAGGCGAACGTTAGGGTTATGAAGAGGTCCGTGGAGCTTTGGAAGAAGTACTCAGAGGAGTACAACTTCTCGTTCAAGCAGACTGGGTACCTCTTCTTGCTGTACGATGAAGAGGAAGTTGAAACTTTCAAGAGGAATATAGAAATCCAAAACAAGTTCGGAGTTCCCACAAGGCTGATAACACCCGAGGAGGCTAAAGAAATAGTTCCTCTCCTTGACATAAGTGAAGTAATAGCCGCTTCTTGGAATCCGACCGATGGAAAAGCTGATCCGTTTGAAGCAACCACCGCCTTTGCGATCAAAGCTAGGGAATATGGGGCAAAGCTACTCGAATACACGGAGGTTAAGGGATTCATAATAGAAAATGGAGAGATAAAGGGCGTTAAAACTAACAGAGGGACTATAAAGACTGGAATAGTTGTGAACGCAACGAATGCTTGGGCAAAGCTAATCAACGCGATGGCCGGCATTAAGGTAAAGATTCCCATAGAGCCCTACAAGCATCAAGCCGTTATAACGCAACCGATAAAGAGGGGAACCATAAACCCAATGGTCATTTCCTTCAAGTACGGACATGCTTACCTAACTCAAACGTTCCACGGCGGGATAATAGGGGGAATTGGCTACGAAATTGGCCCAACTTACGATTTAACGCCAACTTATGAATTCCTCAGGGAGGTGAGCTATTACTTCACAAAGATAATTCCGGCTTTGAAGAACCTCTTAGTGCTTAGAACCTGGGCAGGCTATTATGCTAAGACTCCAGACAGTAACCCAGCGATAGGGAAAATTGAGGAGCTAAGCGATTACTACATAGCCGCAGGGTTCTCGGGTCATGGGTTCATGATGGCTCCAGCCGTTGGGGAGATGATAGCTGATTTAATTACCAAAGGGAAGTCCAAGCTACCTGTGGAATGGTACGATCCATACAGGTTCGAAAGGGGAGAACTTAGAACTGCAGCTCTCCAGATGGGCTGA
- a CDS encoding ABC transporter permease, whose product MTIAVKEFEVNIRTKRFYGTIAFFLILAVIFIRLFNSVLPSHIYITPFQGILFGSFQTPLVYAITLVSILLGATAINSEINKGTIKVLYSKPIYRDTIIFGKLLGGTITIAFILGILWVVMIGIALISGVPVSGYDVSRLLVLYMFSVLYGAALYALGMLLSTLIRSQTNSMLAGVFIFLLFAFIIPGILAPILALAFAGTPPTITYTPNASETSMFQSREMMEWMDRYVAVYMKITSTSILYHYENLMRMVFGIKQTEDIVGQLSALLVSNDTSTWKISEERPIIEGIAMSLNNIVVITVFLVVSLALSYYKFVRMDLR is encoded by the coding sequence ATGACCATTGCCGTTAAAGAGTTCGAAGTTAATATTAGAACTAAGAGATTCTATGGAACAATCGCATTCTTCCTGATACTTGCAGTTATCTTCATAAGATTATTTAATTCAGTGCTCCCATCTCACATTTACATAACTCCATTCCAAGGAATCTTATTTGGATCATTTCAAACGCCACTTGTTTACGCGATAACGCTGGTTTCGATACTACTAGGGGCCACAGCGATAAATTCTGAGATAAATAAGGGAACAATCAAAGTCCTGTACTCAAAACCAATTTACAGGGACACCATAATTTTCGGTAAGTTACTTGGGGGAACGATAACAATAGCTTTCATCCTTGGAATCCTGTGGGTAGTAATGATAGGCATAGCTTTGATCTCTGGGGTTCCAGTGTCAGGCTACGATGTCTCGAGGCTACTAGTCCTCTACATGTTTTCAGTGCTTTACGGTGCAGCACTCTACGCCCTTGGAATGCTACTTTCGACATTAATTAGAAGTCAAACCAACAGTATGTTAGCTGGAGTTTTTATATTCTTGCTCTTTGCATTCATAATTCCTGGGATACTCGCCCCAATACTGGCATTAGCTTTTGCGGGAACGCCTCCAACTATAACTTACACGCCAAATGCCAGTGAAACTTCAATGTTTCAATCTCGAGAGATGATGGAGTGGATGGATCGGTACGTAGCAGTTTACATGAAAATAACTTCTACTTCAATTCTTTATCACTATGAGAACTTAATGAGGATGGTATTCGGGATAAAGCAGACAGAAGACATAGTGGGACAACTTAGCGCCTTGTTAGTGAGCAATGACACGAGCACGTGGAAGATTTCTGAGGAGAGGCCCATAATTGAGGGAATAGCAATGTCCCTTAATAACATAGTCGTGATAACTGTCTTTTTGGTTGTTTCACTAGCCTTGAGTTATTATAAATTCGTTAGGATGGATCTGAGGTGA
- the upp gene encoding uracil phosphoribosyltransferase has translation MIEDKRWKGVYSFEDSPFIMEILTQLRDKNTDSIEFRKGLVKLGRYMGYELTKTMEVEKVKVETPLEETEGIIVKDRRNVVIITVLRAAIPLMEGLIKVFEHARVGIVSAVRGKAPEFKIEMDYVKIPQIKPEDTVIVADPMIATGSTLTRVLGEVKKYGEPKRTIVLGVLAAPEGISKIKSEFPDVEIFVAKIDRELDHKGYILPGLGDAGDRAFGEPLKLSTLPQVHHIE, from the coding sequence ATGATAGAGGATAAGAGGTGGAAGGGTGTTTACTCTTTCGAAGATTCCCCCTTCATAATGGAGATATTGACCCAGCTCAGGGATAAGAATACGGACAGCATAGAGTTCAGGAAGGGACTCGTAAAGCTCGGAAGGTACATGGGGTACGAGCTGACTAAGACAATGGAAGTTGAGAAGGTCAAGGTGGAAACTCCTCTTGAGGAAACCGAGGGGATAATAGTCAAGGACAGGAGAAACGTCGTGATAATCACGGTTCTCAGGGCTGCAATTCCACTTATGGAAGGCCTCATCAAGGTCTTTGAGCACGCAAGGGTCGGCATAGTCTCGGCCGTTAGGGGTAAGGCTCCGGAATTCAAAATTGAAATGGACTATGTGAAGATACCGCAGATAAAGCCTGAGGATACAGTTATAGTTGCCGACCCAATGATAGCCACGGGCTCAACGTTGACTAGGGTTCTTGGAGAGGTTAAGAAGTATGGAGAACCAAAGAGGACGATAGTCCTAGGCGTCCTAGCGGCGCCCGAGGGGATAAGTAAGATAAAGTCCGAGTTCCCAGATGTTGAGATATTCGTGGCGAAGATAGATAGGGAGCTCGACCATAAAGGCTACATACTCCCAGGACTCGGAGATGCTGGTGATAGGGCCTTCGGTGAACCGTTAAAGCTCTCTACTTTACCCCAGGTTCACCACATCGAATAA
- a CDS encoding sodium/proline symporter, translated as MNFGILFGFLIYLVILAYIGWWANKYTKTEDQYFVGGRKVHVLAATLSDKASDFSGWLMLGYPGSAFKAGLGAFWAGIGCLFGTLADYLLIGPRLRIYAGKFRAITLPDYLEARLKDNTKLIRILSAAIILVFMTAYVAAQFAAGGKTFAQAFNVSVTTGILITVIILTAYVITGGFFAVVWTDVVQAMFMLLTLIIMPILALVEIGGLDRATQIIASVDPNKLHPFGGATGWAAIVFAIGYASWIVGYLGQPHIVTRYMSVEDPRKLRRPGIFISGIWTTIVLWGAFFAGFLGFALVASGSIKVEDPERIVPAMAIHFLPGWVAGFVIAGIISAVMSTADSQLLVASSAIARDIYHKVLGQELGKKQMVNISRIVVAAVALVAMWFAITGPKVIYQMVATAWGGLAVGFGPILTLSLWWKRVTKEAGIVGMAYGLISEVILEAKIYGWAFNPKAPGFFGTLGQWFNGVPVFFINFFVTLFIIIIVSLLTKPPEDVVKLHEELFKKVPIEKSEKIKTARMKSQAENVFDFAVSSGLL; from the coding sequence ATGAACTTCGGAATTCTGTTTGGATTCTTGATATACCTCGTAATATTAGCGTACATAGGTTGGTGGGCAAATAAGTATACCAAAACTGAAGACCAGTACTTCGTTGGTGGTAGGAAAGTTCACGTTCTTGCAGCTACCCTCTCAGATAAGGCAAGTGACTTCTCAGGTTGGCTAATGCTTGGTTACCCTGGAAGTGCATTTAAAGCCGGTCTAGGAGCGTTCTGGGCAGGAATAGGCTGTCTGTTTGGAACCCTAGCGGATTACCTCTTGATTGGACCGAGGCTCAGAATCTACGCCGGTAAATTCAGGGCCATAACTTTGCCCGATTACCTAGAGGCTAGGCTCAAGGATAACACTAAGCTGATAAGAATATTAAGCGCCGCAATAATCCTAGTGTTCATGACGGCTTACGTTGCAGCCCAGTTCGCGGCTGGAGGGAAGACTTTCGCCCAAGCCTTTAACGTCAGCGTCACAACTGGAATCCTAATAACGGTAATAATCCTAACGGCCTATGTAATTACAGGAGGATTCTTTGCGGTAGTTTGGACAGATGTGGTTCAGGCCATGTTCATGCTGCTAACCCTCATCATAATGCCGATACTTGCGCTCGTAGAGATAGGTGGCCTAGATAGGGCCACCCAGATAATAGCATCTGTGGATCCAAACAAGTTACATCCGTTTGGAGGCGCTACAGGTTGGGCCGCTATAGTATTCGCCATAGGTTATGCCTCATGGATAGTCGGTTACCTTGGCCAACCACACATAGTAACCAGGTACATGAGCGTTGAGGATCCAAGGAAGCTTAGAAGACCTGGAATATTCATCAGTGGTATTTGGACCACGATAGTTCTTTGGGGAGCATTCTTCGCTGGATTCTTGGGGTTTGCGCTGGTTGCTAGCGGTAGCATAAAGGTTGAAGACCCTGAGAGGATAGTTCCGGCAATGGCCATTCACTTCCTCCCAGGGTGGGTCGCAGGTTTTGTGATAGCTGGAATAATATCCGCGGTCATGAGCACTGCTGATTCCCAATTGTTGGTGGCTTCCTCGGCTATAGCTAGGGATATCTACCACAAGGTTCTCGGCCAAGAGCTTGGGAAGAAGCAGATGGTGAACATCTCAAGAATAGTCGTAGCCGCCGTAGCCCTAGTTGCCATGTGGTTCGCGATAACTGGGCCGAAGGTCATTTACCAGATGGTAGCTACAGCATGGGGGGGTCTTGCGGTAGGATTCGGGCCGATTCTAACCTTGAGCCTATGGTGGAAGAGAGTAACCAAGGAAGCTGGAATAGTTGGAATGGCCTACGGTCTAATAAGTGAAGTGATACTCGAGGCAAAGATATACGGCTGGGCGTTCAATCCAAAAGCTCCAGGATTCTTCGGAACGTTGGGACAGTGGTTCAACGGTGTCCCAGTGTTCTTCATAAACTTCTTCGTGACGCTCTTCATAATAATAATAGTCAGCCTGCTCACAAAGCCACCCGAGGATGTGGTTAAGCTGCACGAAGAGTTGTTCAAGAAAGTTCCAATTGAGAAAAGCGAAAAAATCAAGACTGCAAGGATGAAGAGCCAGGCTGAGAATGTGTTTGACTTTGCCGTTTCCTCTGGCCTTCTTTAA
- a CDS encoding ABC transporter ATP-binding protein yields MKVIEIENLTKSYGKFKAVDNLSLEVEKGIIFGFLGPNGAGKTTTILSMLGIIIPDSGSVRLLGYDIFKEPIKAKERLGFLPENATIYEELTAWRNLDFFASFYNIPKQEKEKRIEELLKLVGLWDVRYRKVKSFSKGMKQRLLLAQALINDPELLILDEPTSGLDPQGARLVKDIILEQKKQGKTVFFSSHILSEVEELADKVGIIVKGKLRTVGTLEEIKKQYMELEGYEIKVETKQPFPEIELPDVIRIEKIADNKVLIFAKSDIREILSEELSKRGITVLSLEIEEPSLEDVFLKTIYRRD; encoded by the coding sequence ATGAAAGTTATAGAAATTGAGAACTTGACGAAATCTTACGGGAAATTTAAAGCCGTTGACAATCTTTCACTGGAGGTTGAAAAGGGGATAATATTTGGATTTTTGGGACCAAATGGTGCTGGGAAGACCACTACGATACTAAGTATGCTGGGAATAATAATCCCGGATAGCGGAAGCGTGAGGTTGCTAGGTTATGACATCTTCAAGGAACCAATTAAAGCAAAGGAAAGACTTGGATTCCTCCCCGAAAACGCTACGATATACGAGGAGCTAACAGCTTGGAGGAACCTTGACTTCTTTGCAAGCTTCTATAATATCCCAAAACAGGAAAAAGAAAAGAGGATAGAGGAGCTCCTGAAGCTAGTTGGCCTCTGGGATGTGAGATATAGGAAGGTGAAGTCGTTCTCAAAGGGAATGAAACAGAGGCTCTTATTAGCTCAGGCCTTAATTAACGATCCCGAATTGTTAATACTCGATGAACCGACGAGCGGTTTAGATCCCCAAGGTGCAAGGCTCGTAAAGGACATAATATTGGAGCAGAAAAAGCAGGGAAAAACAGTCTTCTTTTCATCCCACATACTTAGTGAGGTTGAGGAGCTCGCCGATAAAGTCGGGATCATCGTAAAAGGAAAACTAAGAACGGTAGGAACTCTGGAAGAGATTAAAAAGCAGTACATGGAGCTTGAAGGTTACGAGATAAAGGTAGAGACGAAGCAGCCATTTCCAGAAATAGAGCTGCCTGACGTGATAAGGATTGAGAAGATAGCCGATAACAAGGTTTTGATATTTGCTAAGAGCGATATAAGGGAAATTCTAAGCGAGGAACTCTCAAAGAGGGGTATAACTGTCTTAAGCTTGGAAATTGAGGAGCCAAGTCTCGAGGATGTGTTCCTAAAGACAATATACAGGAGGGATTAA
- a CDS encoding FAD-dependent oxidoreductase: MRPLDLTEKSGRKVTIYFEGKELEAYEGEKISVALLANGIYWLTTSTEGRKRGAFTFGPVPMKVNGVKGVDGRKTKVKEGMRIERQGYQEFHEEPVIEGGEVKEVVVDVAVVGGGPAGIGATLELQDDLTVALIEEKGWLGGDMWLKSTKQEGFNKEARKAVEELTKKIKDEVKVFLGASALGVFDKGEYFLVPVVKENSLIEILAKRVVLATGAVDSIMLFENNDIPGIFRRDFALEVMNVWEVAPGWNVAVTGSRAEEVIQELERWGIDYVHIPNVKRAEGDEKVEKVIDMNGNEYKVDALIFADGRRPDINPITQAGGRIAFGRGYYSPIIDEKHRIRNGIYVAGSAVSIKPHYANYLEGRLVGAYILKEFGFDSEPCIYEEKLKEYEPESLPIPRIPLEKFKLEDVQICGCDVSLKKVDDVIRRGITDLQIIKRLTHLAMGFCQGRYCLFNGALIVSQRTGRRLSEIDLPVARSPIKNVRMGVLARR, translated from the coding sequence ATGAGACCCCTAGATTTAACAGAAAAAAGCGGTAGGAAGGTCACTATTTATTTCGAAGGAAAGGAGCTGGAGGCCTACGAAGGGGAAAAGATTTCAGTGGCACTTCTCGCGAACGGAATATACTGGCTAACCACATCTACCGAGGGCAGAAAGAGAGGGGCATTTACGTTCGGCCCCGTGCCAATGAAGGTTAATGGCGTCAAAGGGGTAGATGGAAGAAAGACGAAAGTTAAGGAAGGAATGAGAATAGAAAGGCAAGGCTACCAAGAATTCCACGAAGAACCAGTCATTGAGGGGGGTGAAGTTAAGGAGGTTGTAGTCGACGTTGCAGTTGTAGGCGGAGGACCAGCCGGAATAGGGGCAACGCTTGAGCTTCAGGATGACTTAACCGTAGCTTTAATAGAGGAGAAGGGATGGCTAGGGGGGGACATGTGGCTAAAGAGTACTAAACAAGAGGGATTCAATAAGGAAGCTAGAAAAGCCGTTGAAGAGCTAACTAAGAAGATAAAAGATGAGGTTAAGGTATTCCTAGGAGCTTCCGCTCTAGGAGTTTTCGATAAGGGAGAGTACTTCTTGGTTCCGGTGGTAAAGGAGAATTCCCTAATAGAGATTTTAGCGAAGAGAGTCGTTTTGGCAACCGGAGCTGTAGACAGCATAATGCTCTTCGAGAACAACGACATACCAGGAATATTTAGAAGGGATTTCGCTTTGGAGGTAATGAACGTCTGGGAAGTTGCCCCAGGATGGAACGTCGCAGTTACTGGAAGCAGGGCTGAGGAAGTTATTCAAGAACTTGAAAGGTGGGGCATTGATTACGTTCACATTCCAAATGTAAAGCGCGCGGAAGGAGATGAAAAGGTAGAGAAGGTAATTGACATGAACGGTAACGAGTACAAGGTCGATGCCCTGATCTTTGCTGATGGTAGGAGACCAGACATAAATCCAATTACCCAGGCGGGAGGGAGGATAGCATTCGGAAGGGGTTACTACAGCCCAATTATAGATGAGAAGCACAGAATTAGGAACGGAATATACGTGGCTGGGAGCGCGGTTTCGATAAAGCCACATTACGCCAACTACCTAGAGGGAAGGTTAGTGGGTGCATACATCCTCAAGGAGTTCGGATTCGATTCTGAACCATGCATTTACGAGGAGAAGCTTAAGGAATACGAGCCGGAAAGCCTACCAATACCCAGGATACCCTTAGAGAAGTTCAAGTTAGAGGACGTGCAAATCTGTGGATGCGACGTTTCCCTAAAGAAAGTCGATGACGTGATAAGGAGGGGCATAACAGATTTGCAGATAATCAAGAGGCTAACCCATCTAGCTATGGGCTTCTGTCAGGGAAGGTACTGCCTATTCAACGGGGCACTAATAGTTTCCCAGAGGACTGGAAGGAGGTTAAGTGAGATAGACCTACCAGTGGCAAGAAGTCCAATAAAGAACGTTAGAATGGGCGTTTTAGCTAGGAGGTGA
- a CDS encoding molybdopterin-dependent oxidoreductase: MFSACMRDCYDTCSIISEFRNGKLIVKGNPEHPITRGFLCPKGALLPRWFHSKDRLKLPLIKEGDEFNETSWDKAISLVAEKLKEMIKEYGSESVLVYKYAGDRGVVNYYFPMRLFHYLNASTIDGGICDRAGQEALKDIYGTAVGVDPEKLKEHKLIVYWGINAFWTNLHGFMFAKRNNLEIWTVDVVRTETAKRSDKFFQVRPDTDVLFALGVAKVMIEENLYDEDFVRENVYGFEEFKNYVIKLSLNYVSQETGVEVEEIREFAREFAEKKGIIHIGYGFQRSLAGGEAVRAIAILPALVGHRFGFIYDMKTIDKSYAEAKFLRTKPELRIPQMELTEAIEDGRVKFLYIYNSNPLASYPNQNRLRKALRKNDIFVVTHDIFLTDTALFSDVVLPANTFFERLDIVDSYYHRYVLLNEPVAKGPGKSNSEVTRLIAKALGIKNPYLYESDEEVIRKVLEANRISFEELKKKGFVKIPEGERKWNTPSGKIEFYSQRAVKRGLSPFPEYKKFKGKYPLRLLSPTYRMTVTSQYHNTHGIIDSNLYMNPKDAAERGIKDGDEVIVFNENGKIKTKIKLTEDVPPGVVLLYKAFWVKLLGWNVNFLTTDKKVEKYGKGSAFHSTWVEVIRCGEPGVK; this comes from the coding sequence ATGTTCTCGGCCTGCATGAGGGATTGCTACGATACGTGCTCGATAATAAGCGAATTCAGGAATGGAAAACTCATCGTAAAAGGCAACCCCGAGCATCCAATAACCAGAGGTTTTCTCTGCCCAAAAGGTGCCCTATTGCCGAGATGGTTTCACTCGAAGGATAGGCTAAAGCTCCCCCTAATCAAAGAGGGAGATGAATTTAATGAGACATCGTGGGACAAAGCGATAAGTCTGGTTGCTGAGAAGTTGAAGGAGATGATAAAAGAGTACGGAAGCGAGAGCGTTCTCGTTTATAAGTACGCTGGTGACAGGGGAGTTGTTAACTACTATTTTCCAATGCGCCTCTTCCACTACCTCAACGCGAGCACGATAGATGGTGGAATATGCGACAGGGCAGGACAAGAGGCCCTGAAAGATATCTATGGAACTGCAGTTGGGGTGGACCCTGAGAAGCTCAAAGAGCACAAGTTAATAGTTTACTGGGGAATAAACGCTTTCTGGACGAATCTTCACGGCTTCATGTTTGCGAAGAGAAATAATTTGGAGATATGGACGGTTGATGTAGTTAGAACTGAAACGGCAAAGAGAAGCGATAAATTCTTTCAAGTAAGGCCAGATACGGACGTTCTCTTTGCACTTGGAGTTGCGAAGGTTATGATAGAGGAGAACTTGTACGATGAAGATTTCGTTAGGGAGAACGTTTATGGATTTGAAGAATTCAAGAACTATGTAATTAAATTATCGCTTAATTATGTATCCCAGGAGACTGGGGTTGAGGTTGAGGAGATCAGGGAATTTGCTAGGGAGTTCGCGGAGAAAAAGGGGATAATTCATATAGGCTACGGGTTTCAAAGGTCTCTAGCTGGAGGGGAAGCCGTAAGGGCAATAGCTATCTTGCCAGCTCTAGTTGGGCATAGGTTCGGCTTCATATACGACATGAAAACCATAGACAAAAGCTATGCTGAGGCTAAGTTTCTTAGAACGAAACCCGAACTTAGGATTCCACAAATGGAACTAACAGAGGCGATAGAAGATGGAAGGGTTAAGTTCCTATACATCTATAATTCCAACCCGTTAGCGAGTTATCCTAACCAGAACAGGCTTAGAAAGGCTTTGAGGAAGAACGATATCTTCGTCGTTACCCATGACATCTTCCTAACCGACACTGCCTTGTTCTCCGATGTCGTTCTTCCGGCCAATACTTTCTTCGAGAGGCTTGACATAGTCGATTCCTATTACCACCGCTACGTTCTCCTCAACGAGCCCGTGGCCAAGGGACCCGGAAAAAGTAACAGTGAAGTTACAAGGCTAATTGCCAAGGCGTTAGGGATAAAGAACCCCTACTTGTATGAGAGCGATGAGGAAGTGATAAGGAAGGTTCTAGAGGCAAATAGGATAAGCTTCGAGGAGTTGAAGAAGAAGGGATTCGTGAAGATTCCAGAGGGTGAAAGGAAGTGGAACACTCCGAGCGGAAAGATAGAATTCTACTCCCAGAGGGCAGTTAAGAGGGGCTTGAGTCCTTTCCCGGAGTACAAGAAGTTCAAAGGGAAGTATCCACTCAGACTGCTAAGCCCAACTTATAGGATGACCGTGACGAGCCAGTATCACAACACACATGGAATTATTGATTCAAACTTGTATATGAATCCAAAGGATGCTGCTGAGAGAGGAATAAAGGATGGAGATGAGGTTATCGTCTTTAACGAAAATGGGAAAATAAAGACAAAGATTAAGCTAACGGAAGACGTGCCCCCAGGAGTTGTTCTCCTGTACAAGGCATTCTGGGTTAAGCTACTCGGCTGGAACGTCAACTTCCTAACTACTGATAAGAAAGTAGAAAAGTACGGGAAAGGCTCAGCATTCCATTCAACGTGGGTTGAGGTTATTCGATGTGGTGAACCTGGGGTAAAGTAG
- a CDS encoding COG1470 family protein, whose translation MKMKITLLAFVLLAMLTTPILAKERTITVFEGKILPGEKLIVGNYTVEVAFDTSKNPYIIVWRGDRKVAINRAVFGSRVEINNLTLVIGGYDEKGLTVVVSWKSEGRSYSLRVGRYIQGFKVVNISNSSITLGKDSSTFDIPKGVLTKLENFAFEFNGTTLTVYELPRVTLEKKIEEKSEIIVSYPFEEARIELGKTITVPIVVFNNGTQNVTLELSAESSKGIEVKFLYQGIEVKTIKLRGKETTSLQLLITPKDIKAGKYDVKFSIGNKTYKIFIDVKGKEPLEIITPIISQDSEAGTQVQFPITLLAHSDVIISIESKVPENWESYTLMDGVRIREAYLSSESQKVINLLVEVPRNADLGYHQIELNIVGRDPNNLSVVFNKTLVFGVNVYKTYKGQNATLKLIVVDDLGNPVPRALVKIGEQEYLTDSSGTLEVEIKPGEYNVNISKEGYEQKKESIKLGDGETKEIKITLTRKAYYFTVDTKSDIYPIFLGSPSSFSINIENLGKNDDEYKLELVGFPENWNYIFTESPESKLEITRVKVKAGESRTVYLQVYPSLNAMPGDYNVTIIVKSSSGLTRKVPIKIKLTGFYNMDVRLMNYRLTITAGEEKGTSINIWNFGNAPLTNIKITVNGPQGWEIRVDKSLIPSLPPKGNVNVPITIKVPEGTTAGDYRIRISVKSDQAEWSDTLRVVVKQRSTSTYIGVLILVLAFGLVIFMMRRLGRR comes from the coding sequence ATGAAAATGAAAATTACGCTATTAGCTTTTGTTTTGTTGGCCATGCTAACTACCCCTATCCTTGCAAAGGAAAGAACGATAACAGTTTTTGAGGGTAAAATACTCCCAGGAGAAAAGCTAATTGTAGGTAATTACACCGTAGAAGTTGCATTTGACACATCTAAGAACCCCTATATCATAGTATGGAGGGGAGATAGGAAGGTAGCCATAAATAGGGCAGTATTCGGTTCTAGGGTGGAGATCAATAATTTAACTCTAGTCATAGGGGGATACGACGAAAAAGGACTTACGGTAGTTGTATCTTGGAAATCAGAGGGGAGATCTTATTCGCTAAGAGTTGGTAGGTACATTCAAGGATTTAAGGTAGTTAACATCTCTAACAGCTCAATTACGCTAGGGAAAGACTCTTCAACGTTCGATATTCCGAAAGGCGTCCTCACAAAGTTGGAAAATTTTGCATTTGAATTCAACGGTACCACACTAACGGTCTATGAGCTACCTAGGGTAACATTGGAAAAGAAAATAGAGGAGAAAAGTGAAATAATCGTATCTTATCCATTCGAAGAAGCTCGAATAGAGCTAGGAAAGACTATTACCGTCCCTATAGTTGTTTTTAACAACGGAACACAAAATGTTACCCTGGAACTTTCAGCCGAGTCCAGCAAAGGGATTGAGGTCAAGTTCTTGTACCAAGGAATTGAGGTTAAAACTATTAAACTCAGAGGAAAAGAAACGACAAGTTTGCAACTCCTCATAACTCCTAAGGATATTAAAGCCGGTAAATACGATGTAAAATTCTCAATTGGAAATAAAACGTACAAAATTTTCATAGACGTCAAGGGAAAAGAGCCCCTAGAAATAATTACTCCAATCATATCCCAGGATAGTGAAGCCGGAACGCAAGTTCAGTTTCCCATAACATTACTGGCTCACAGTGATGTAATAATTTCCATAGAATCCAAGGTTCCAGAGAATTGGGAATCATATACCCTCATGGATGGAGTTAGGATAAGGGAAGCATATCTGAGTTCTGAATCCCAAAAGGTTATCAACTTACTAGTTGAAGTGCCAAGAAATGCAGATCTTGGCTATCATCAAATTGAACTAAACATAGTAGGCAGGGATCCCAACAACTTAAGCGTTGTTTTTAACAAGACTCTAGTCTTTGGAGTTAACGTGTACAAAACGTACAAGGGGCAAAATGCGACTTTGAAACTCATAGTGGTTGATGACCTAGGTAATCCTGTTCCTAGGGCGTTAGTCAAGATAGGAGAACAGGAATATCTAACTGATTCATCGGGAACTCTCGAGGTCGAGATAAAACCAGGGGAATATAACGTAAACATTAGCAAGGAAGGATACGAGCAGAAAAAGGAGAGTATAAAACTTGGAGATGGCGAAACAAAGGAGATAAAGATTACGTTAACAAGGAAAGCTTACTACTTTACCGTAGATACGAAGTCCGATATCTACCCAATATTTCTAGGCTCGCCTTCAAGCTTTTCAATAAACATCGAAAACCTCGGGAAAAACGACGATGAGTACAAGCTTGAACTTGTTGGTTTCCCAGAGAACTGGAACTACATCTTCACTGAAAGTCCAGAATCAAAGCTTGAGATTACAAGGGTAAAGGTCAAAGCTGGAGAATCAAGAACAGTATACCTTCAAGTTTATCCATCCCTGAACGCGATGCCGGGAGACTATAACGTAACAATAATCGTAAAGAGCTCCTCAGGCTTAACAAGGAAAGTTCCAATAAAGATCAAGTTAACCGGTTTCTACAACATGGACGTTAGGCTAATGAACTACAGGCTCACGATAACCGCAGGAGAAGAAAAAGGGACGTCAATAAACATATGGAACTTTGGAAATGCTCCTCTAACTAACATTAAGATAACAGTTAATGGGCCCCAGGGGTGGGAGATAAGGGTGGACAAATCCCTAATCCCATCGCTACCACCGAAAGGGAACGTTAACGTACCTATAACGATTAAAGTTCCAGAGGGAACTACGGCTGGAGATTATAGGATAAGGATAAGCGTGAAGTCCGACCAAGCTGAGTGGAGCGATACCTTGAGGGTAGTCGTTAAGCAGAGATCCACTTCTACGTACATAGGAGTTCTAATCTTGGTTCTAGCTTTTGGACTGGTGATCTTCATGATGAGAAGGCTCGGGAGGAGGTAA